The sequence AGAATTGCTAAATCTTCACAACGATAAAGAAATTATCATTCGACCTGAATATCAGCGATTATTCCGATGGACTAATGAACAAAGATCGAGATTAATCGAATCAATTATACTTGGCTTACCAATTCCACCAATTTTCCTTATT is a genomic window of Desulforegula conservatrix Mb1Pa containing:
- a CDS encoding DUF262 domain-containing protein — its product is MSNTENVDREIRTTAVDFSFGELLNLHNDKEIIIRPEYQRLFRWTNEQRSRLIESIILGLPIPPIFLIEGEHGVLELIDGLQRTR